A genomic segment from Clostridiales bacterium encodes:
- the pgmB gene encoding beta-phosphoglucomutase, whose product MNYKGVVFDLDGVITDTAKYHYLAWKKLADELNIYFDERINERLKGVSRLESLEIILERSDRHFTDGEKEYYANRKNEYYKEMIKGITPHDILPGVSKLIDGLRVSGIKTAVASVSKNAYTVIDNLGIKDKFDYIVDAAKIKHGKPDPEIFINAAQGIKVDPSLCIGIEDSKAGIEAIKRAGMLSVGVGNPQTVKEADVILKDLGNPDDILKLL is encoded by the coding sequence TTGAATTACAAAGGAGTAGTTTTCGATCTTGACGGTGTTATAACAGATACCGCAAAGTATCATTATTTGGCATGGAAAAAGTTGGCCGACGAACTCAATATATATTTTGATGAAAGGATAAATGAAAGATTAAAGGGTGTAAGCCGTTTAGAATCTCTTGAAATAATACTTGAGAGAAGCGATAGGCATTTTACGGACGGAGAAAAGGAGTATTATGCAAATAGAAAGAACGAATATTATAAAGAGATGATCAAGGGCATAACGCCCCATGATATACTTCCAGGAGTATCAAAGCTTATCGATGGGTTAAGGGTATCAGGCATAAAAACGGCTGTTGCGTCGGTTAGTAAAAATGCATATACCGTTATCGATAACCTTGGAATAAAAGATAAGTTCGATTATATAGTCGATGCCGCCAAAATAAAGCACGGAAAGCCGGATCCTGAAATATTCATAAATGCGGCGCAGGGCATTAAAGTTGATCCCAGTTTATGTATCGGTATTGAAGATTCAAAAGCGGGTATTGAGGCTATAAAAAGAGCCGGCATGCTATCCGTCGGCGTAGGAAATCCACAGACTGTAAAGGAAGCTGATGTTATTCTGAAAGACTTGGGAAACCCGGATGATATATTAAAGCTTTTATAA